A stretch of the uncultured Desulfobacter sp. genome encodes the following:
- a CDS encoding FemAB family XrtA/PEP-CTERM system-associated protein yields the protein MISEDKHKIKICLVDDSFEARWNKFVTKHPRASHCHLFAWKKVILDTYNQPAYYFCAQRNDLLVGVLPLIHIKSPIFSSSLVSMPYLSYGGALVQEREAERLLMDAAVDLAGKLKVKLVDLRDKPFNNLEISTSELMEHEKVRMVKSLPDSGVKLLKSFPSKLRSQIKRPLKAGMTFSIGGREFVDAFYDVFKVNMRDLGSPVHSKLFFKKIFEHFTDKARIGIVKYNKIIVAAGVIISYKGEVEIPWASSLRKYNRFSPNMLLYASLLEYCCDQKMEFFDFGRSTPGEGTYKFKKQWGSKPEPLVWQALHVEKNQNRKKYKDSSNKDKMQPFIRLWQKLPVSVATTVGPLVRGGISN from the coding sequence ATGATTAGTGAGGACAAACACAAAATTAAAATATGCTTGGTCGATGATAGTTTCGAAGCACGTTGGAATAAATTTGTAACAAAACATCCACGTGCAAGTCATTGTCATCTCTTTGCCTGGAAAAAGGTCATTCTGGACACATATAATCAACCCGCTTATTATTTTTGTGCCCAAAGAAATGACTTGCTGGTTGGTGTCCTGCCATTGATACATATTAAAAGTCCAATTTTTTCATCAAGCCTTGTTTCAATGCCTTATTTGAGCTATGGAGGGGCTTTGGTGCAGGAAAGAGAAGCCGAAAGATTGCTCATGGACGCAGCTGTCGATCTGGCTGGAAAATTGAAAGTAAAACTTGTTGATTTGAGAGATAAACCTTTCAATAATCTGGAAATTTCAACCAGCGAACTCATGGAACACGAAAAAGTTCGTATGGTGAAGAGCCTACCCGATTCAGGGGTAAAATTACTTAAATCATTCCCATCAAAGTTACGTAGCCAGATTAAACGCCCATTGAAAGCTGGAATGACTTTTTCTATAGGCGGCAGAGAATTTGTTGATGCATTTTACGATGTTTTTAAAGTAAATATGCGTGACCTTGGAAGCCCGGTCCACAGTAAACTTTTTTTTAAGAAAATTTTTGAGCACTTCACTGACAAAGCGAGGATTGGCATTGTTAAATATAATAAGATTATTGTAGCTGCGGGCGTTATTATATCATATAAAGGAGAGGTTGAAATTCCTTGGGCTTCAAGTCTTAGAAAATATAATAGATTTTCTCCAAATATGTTGTTATATGCATCCCTTTTGGAATATTGTTGTGATCAGAAGATGGAGTTTTTTGATTTCGGTCGTTCCACTCCAGGAGAAGGCACATATAAATTCAAAAAACAGTGGGGTTCAAAACCGGAGCCGCTTGTCTGGCAAGCATTACATGTCGAGAAAAATCAGAATCGTAAAAAGTATAAGGATTCATCTAACAAGGATAAAATGCAGCCTTTTATACGGCTTTGGCAGAAACTACCAGTTTCTGTTGCAACAACTGTAGGTCCTTTGGTTCGTGGTGGGATATCAAATTAA
- a CDS encoding exosortase/archaeosortase family protein, which yields MKNNMDTPKIKTVYGAFVFLGIGFILLYFPILKNLYEDWGINPNYSHGYLIPFISGYLIYFLKDELKKLPSISSNWGLVLIVMACFQLIVGTIGSEYFLQRTSIITLFLGISLFLYGKDITLKLFIPIIYLIFMIPLPGIIWNKVAFPLQLFASFLTEQVIRISGMPILREGNILILSTITLEVVDACSGIRSLATMMALSIPFAFFMSTGKIKKILLFFFSIPIAVIVNIFRLSITAWFSVLFGEQFAKGFLHEFSGMVTFIIGLAMLFGSKMVLEKLHLE from the coding sequence TTGAAAAATAATATGGATACGCCAAAAATTAAAACTGTTTACGGAGCGTTCGTTTTTCTTGGCATCGGCTTTATTCTTCTGTATTTTCCCATTTTGAAAAACCTGTATGAAGATTGGGGCATCAACCCAAACTATTCTCACGGCTATCTTATTCCTTTTATCTCCGGTTATTTGATTTATTTTTTAAAAGATGAATTGAAGAAGCTTCCCTCGATAAGTTCCAATTGGGGGCTTGTTTTAATTGTTATGGCCTGTTTTCAGCTAATTGTTGGAACGATTGGCTCAGAATACTTTCTTCAACGAACTTCTATTATTACTCTTTTTTTAGGTATCAGCCTTTTTCTTTATGGCAAAGACATTACATTAAAACTGTTTATTCCTATCATATATTTAATTTTTATGATCCCTTTGCCTGGAATAATCTGGAATAAAGTGGCTTTCCCGCTTCAACTTTTTGCTTCCTTTCTGACCGAACAGGTCATTCGAATTTCAGGTATGCCCATTCTCCGGGAAGGAAATATTTTGATTCTTTCGACGATTACTTTAGAAGTGGTTGATGCTTGTTCTGGAATCCGGTCTCTAGCAACTATGATGGCCTTGAGTATTCCATTCGCTTTCTTTATGTCAACTGGAAAAATTAAAAAGATTTTACTTTTTTTCTTCTCCATACCAATTGCAGTTATCGTTAACATTTTCAGGCTTTCTATCACAGCTTGGTTTTCAGTTCTATTTGGAGAACAATTTGCTAAGGGCTTTTTACATGAATTTTCAGGTATGGTGACCTTTATTATAGGCTTAGCAATGCTTTTTGGTTCAAAAATGGTTTTAGAAAAACTGCACCTTGAATAG
- a CDS encoding exosortase C-terminal domain/associated protein EpsI: MTNFNKRILLILIIFLCTFLILQQTDTVKMTPIMKPLSDFPKTIGDWHQVESIDMADDVEIMLGVDDYINWNYISNSGNTINLYISYFEAVGVSGEYHSPLHCMPGGGRKIIKEEVIRIPGIKDKIKKLTLVYNGSVTYSYYWYFNRGRVIFSEYLEKIYLVLDAVFTGRRDGSFIRIITYPDNSGKFNVNETFEFISQINEISSHFIPGEKLEK; this comes from the coding sequence ATGACAAATTTTAACAAAAGAATCCTATTAATTCTGATCATCTTTTTGTGTACTTTTTTAATCCTCCAGCAAACCGATACAGTCAAAATGACCCCAATTATGAAACCATTATCCGACTTTCCCAAAACCATCGGTGATTGGCATCAGGTAGAATCAATTGATATGGCGGATGATGTGGAAATTATGCTTGGTGTGGATGACTATATAAACTGGAATTACATATCCAATAGTGGCAATACAATCAATTTGTACATCAGCTACTTTGAAGCAGTGGGGGTTTCTGGCGAGTATCATTCGCCTCTGCATTGTATGCCGGGCGGCGGAAGAAAAATTATAAAAGAAGAAGTCATTAGAATTCCCGGAATAAAAGATAAAATCAAGAAGCTTACTTTGGTCTATAATGGAAGTGTAACTTATTCTTATTATTGGTATTTTAACCGTGGCCGGGTCATCTTTTCCGAATATCTGGAAAAGATTTATCTTGTCCTTGATGCTGTTTTTACAGGGCGTCGGGACGGATCATTCATCCGAATCATTACGTATCCTGATAACAGCGGAAAGTTCAACGTCAATGAGACATTTGAGTTTATTTCTCAAATAAATGAAATTTCCTCGCACTTCATTCCTGGAGAAAAGCTTGAAAAATAA
- a CDS encoding polysaccharide deacetylase family protein yields MKTRRKTILLTFDVEDWFQVENFKEYIPFSSWDSKALRVEKNIDLILDLLDSFKFKPKATFFILGWIAQKNPSLMRKIAQRGHEIASHGRNHNLCTALSPKALEQDLKDAKSLLEDITGEAVYGFRAPSFAVNDNILKIIKKTGYMYDSSYNSFAMHGRYGKISLSPNQIGKSCLKIDNAFYEIPISNLNWGRRVMPLGGGGYFRLFPLVLFLQGMNQVLKKEKTFTFYSHPWEFDPDQPKVNQASRSFKFRHYVNQVSAAKKLKKMIETFKNCRFISCVNYIKSRTN; encoded by the coding sequence TTGAAAACAAGACGGAAAACCATCCTTCTTACCTTTGATGTGGAAGACTGGTTCCAGGTTGAGAACTTTAAAGAATATATTCCTTTTTCATCTTGGGACAGTAAGGCGTTGAGGGTTGAAAAGAACATCGACCTGATCCTTGATCTTTTAGACTCGTTTAAGTTTAAACCCAAGGCGACTTTTTTTATTCTAGGGTGGATTGCGCAAAAAAATCCATCCCTTATGCGTAAGATAGCCCAACGAGGCCATGAAATTGCCTCTCATGGTAGAAATCATAATCTATGCACGGCCCTTTCACCAAAAGCTTTAGAGCAGGATTTAAAAGATGCTAAGAGTCTGCTGGAAGATATAACAGGGGAAGCTGTGTATGGATTTCGGGCCCCAAGCTTTGCAGTCAATGACAACATACTGAAAATTATAAAAAAAACAGGTTACATGTATGATTCTAGCTACAATTCATTTGCAATGCACGGCCGATACGGCAAAATATCTCTTTCCCCAAATCAAATTGGAAAAAGCTGTCTCAAAATAGACAACGCCTTTTATGAAATTCCAATCAGCAACCTTAATTGGGGTAGAAGAGTTATGCCACTTGGCGGCGGTGGCTATTTCAGACTTTTTCCTTTAGTACTATTTCTTCAAGGCATGAACCAAGTTCTAAAGAAAGAAAAGACGTTTACTTTTTATTCTCATCCATGGGAGTTTGACCCGGATCAACCAAAAGTAAATCAGGCCTCCAGATCCTTTAAGTTCCGTCATTATGTGAATCAGGTGTCAGCGGCTAAAAAGCTAAAAAAAATGATAGAAACTTTTAAAAACTGTCGTTTTATCTCTTGTGTAAATTATATAAAATCGCGTACCAATTAA
- a CDS encoding outer membrane beta-barrel protein, which produces MKLDIELQIPSCLYFVAVLIIVLIPLGNADARIVTQLIPTLTVTEEYNDNYFQTDKDPFEEWITSYGLGFSIGLLTQKTNIFLEYEPEYQDFKNLDDRDGLDHNANLSGNFKLTRHTQAKADIVYDGDGDNEEGESWEHSASASIDSQLSRTVNARLSYAYAKTFNQQGSTGVYREYETNTAYASVKKAFSAQNSIGANFTYNTRDYKTTDADTYDRYSPKAFIKYWMTPLDGVEVNAEYENKDFSTASGNDYSTIAGDIRYIRRFNRHLDGYIKYRHYLSDRTDGDHRIYHPSVGIDWDITEDSGISLGVGVLFHQWDNENDDSQDPFIDLNAYKIFNFSPKGVLSFTAKSKYEESDEDSASLGYNITYELGAKLNYDLTRHISSSLYGSYKLQDFQEATVDRMDHKATFGGGLTWHPLKWLQLSADASHTSFNSDDDSRKDYEENKVTFLIRLIPETPIRADSINGRKSLEDQLFN; this is translated from the coding sequence ATGAAACTTGATATTGAACTTCAAATACCATCCTGCCTTTATTTTGTGGCGGTATTGATTATTGTACTGATTCCTTTAGGAAATGCTGATGCCAGGATAGTTACCCAGCTTATACCAACCCTTACCGTTACCGAAGAATACAACGACAATTATTTTCAAACGGACAAGGATCCCTTTGAGGAATGGATTACCTCATACGGACTGGGTTTCTCCATTGGGCTTTTAACTCAGAAAACCAATATATTTCTTGAATATGAGCCGGAATATCAGGATTTTAAAAATTTGGATGACAGGGATGGTTTAGACCATAACGCAAATTTATCAGGTAACTTTAAACTGACACGGCATACCCAAGCAAAAGCTGATATTGTTTATGACGGGGATGGAGATAATGAGGAAGGGGAGTCCTGGGAGCACTCTGCAAGCGCATCCATAGACAGTCAGTTGAGCAGAACCGTTAATGCTCGCTTGTCCTATGCCTATGCAAAAACATTTAATCAACAGGGCAGCACAGGTGTGTATAGAGAGTACGAGACCAATACCGCTTATGCTTCAGTCAAAAAAGCGTTTAGTGCCCAAAACAGCATAGGAGCCAACTTTACCTATAATACAAGGGATTACAAAACAACAGATGCCGATACCTATGATCGCTATTCACCAAAAGCGTTTATAAAATACTGGATGACTCCACTTGACGGCGTCGAGGTCAACGCCGAATATGAAAATAAAGATTTCAGCACTGCATCTGGTAACGATTATTCCACCATTGCAGGTGATATCAGGTATATCCGAAGATTTAACCGCCACCTTGACGGATATATAAAGTATCGTCATTATCTGTCTGACAGGACCGACGGCGACCACCGGATTTATCATCCGTCCGTGGGGATTGACTGGGATATTACGGAGGATTCGGGTATTTCGTTGGGCGTAGGCGTTCTTTTTCATCAATGGGACAATGAGAATGACGATTCTCAAGATCCTTTTATCGACTTAAATGCATATAAAATATTTAACTTCAGCCCCAAAGGGGTTTTGTCTTTCACTGCTAAAAGCAAATATGAGGAATCTGATGAAGATTCGGCCAGCCTTGGCTATAACATCACCTATGAACTGGGCGCTAAATTAAATTATGATTTAACCAGACATATATCATCCAGTCTGTATGGATCATATAAGCTTCAGGACTTCCAGGAGGCCACAGTAGACCGTATGGATCACAAGGCAACGTTTGGCGGGGGCCTGACCTGGCATCCGCTCAAATGGCTTCAGTTATCTGCAGACGCATCCCATACCAGCTTTAATTCCGATGATGACTCCCGTAAAGACTATGAGGAGAATAAAGTTACTTTTTTGATCCGGCTGATCCCGGAAACGCCAATCAGGGCGGATAGCATTAACGGCAGAAAATCTCTGGAAGATCAGCTTTTTAATTAA
- a CDS encoding polysaccharide biosynthesis/export family protein translates to MSRHYVSCFMSLLIVLSFILTISPAFSKEKKIVEEEKECTQEPAEDYKIGVGDVLQISTWKEEDLTFDKVFVRNDGKITFPLLDDIQAAGRTTVELKQDIQEKLAEFVEAPTVTVTLANPGSQKYYILGEVQKVGEYHLIKKLTVVQAFALAEGFTEWASKDEIILFRRHQGKELMIKIDYDDITDGNLKNDIQLKADDIIIVP, encoded by the coding sequence ATGTCCAGACACTATGTTAGCTGTTTTATGTCATTATTGATAGTATTAAGCTTTATTTTAACAATTTCACCAGCTTTTTCCAAAGAAAAGAAAATCGTTGAAGAGGAAAAAGAGTGTACACAAGAGCCGGCTGAAGATTATAAAATAGGCGTTGGCGATGTTCTTCAAATAAGTACGTGGAAAGAAGAAGATTTAACGTTTGACAAAGTATTTGTCCGCAACGACGGGAAAATTACCTTTCCCCTTCTAGATGATATTCAGGCAGCAGGCCGGACCACCGTGGAACTAAAGCAGGATATTCAGGAAAAGCTTGCCGAGTTTGTAGAAGCACCAACGGTTACTGTGACTTTAGCCAATCCGGGAAGTCAGAAATACTATATCCTGGGCGAGGTTCAGAAAGTAGGTGAATATCACCTGATAAAAAAATTAACTGTTGTCCAGGCATTTGCTCTTGCAGAGGGATTTACCGAGTGGGCTTCAAAAGATGAAATCATTCTTTTCCGCCGGCACCAGGGAAAAGAACTAATGATCAAAATTGATTATGATGATATAACGGACGGTAATCTAAAAAATGATATTCAGCTCAAGGCTGATGACATTATCATTGTGCCGTGA
- a CDS encoding TIGR03013 family XrtA/PEP-CTERM system glycosyltransferase, with the protein MIRILRHYFPIRNMLFSLFEGCIIFGSILFSTRLLTSSESFFFDLMLVLRIALITIICQACLYYNDLYDFERVPTMPEMAIRLLQALGITSIALACIYYIFPLAILDQKAYILSIFFLMIFIIFWRICYIEILNRGIFNERIIILGSNSFAKDIYKKICGTIDCGYTVTGVIPDNDTPNLSKDIPAELILPREGIRICELAELKNIDKIVVALKEKRGCFPIQELIQCRTEGVEVVEGSSFYEMLTGKVLVRQINPSWLIFSHGFRKSKTKEFLKRVEDIGFSFTMLTLLSPLLFLVAVLIKLDSKGPVLFAQDRVGKDKQEYMMHKFRSMVADAEKKTGPVWAGDNDPRITRIGRIIRKYRIDELPQLWEVLTGKMSFVGPRPERKYFTDQLEKEIPFYDQRFNVKPGLTGWAQVCYDYGATVEDAVEKLNYELFYIKNMSFALDIVIILKTVKTVLFGRGAR; encoded by the coding sequence ATGATCAGGATTTTAAGACATTACTTTCCCATCAGGAATATGCTTTTTTCTTTGTTTGAAGGGTGCATTATTTTCGGTTCTATTCTTTTCTCCACCAGGTTGCTGACCTCATCGGAATCCTTTTTTTTTGATCTGATGCTGGTTTTGAGAATAGCTCTGATCACTATTATCTGCCAGGCCTGCCTCTACTACAACGACCTCTATGATTTTGAAAGGGTCCCCACAATGCCGGAAATGGCTATTCGGCTGCTCCAGGCACTGGGAATTACTTCAATTGCCCTGGCCTGCATTTATTACATATTCCCTTTAGCTATTCTTGATCAGAAAGCTTATATCTTAAGTATATTTTTTCTAATGATTTTTATTATTTTTTGGAGAATCTGCTACATTGAGATTCTTAATCGTGGCATCTTCAACGAGCGTATAATTATACTTGGATCGAACAGTTTTGCAAAAGACATCTATAAAAAAATTTGCGGTACCATAGACTGCGGTTATACAGTAACTGGCGTTATTCCTGATAATGACACCCCCAATTTGTCCAAAGACATTCCCGCGGAACTTATTCTACCCAGGGAAGGAATCCGTATTTGCGAACTGGCGGAATTGAAAAATATTGATAAAATTGTTGTGGCCCTGAAGGAAAAAAGAGGGTGCTTCCCCATCCAGGAGCTGATTCAATGCAGAACCGAAGGTGTTGAGGTCGTTGAGGGCAGTTCTTTTTATGAAATGCTTACCGGAAAAGTCCTGGTACGGCAAATCAACCCCTCGTGGCTCATCTTTTCCCATGGTTTCCGAAAATCAAAAACCAAGGAATTTTTAAAGCGCGTAGAAGATATTGGTTTTTCCTTTACCATGCTGACGTTGCTTTCACCGTTGCTCTTTCTTGTGGCAGTCTTGATTAAACTGGATTCCAAAGGCCCTGTTCTGTTTGCCCAGGACCGGGTAGGCAAGGATAAGCAGGAGTATATGATGCATAAATTCCGTTCCATGGTTGCGGATGCAGAAAAGAAAACCGGCCCTGTCTGGGCCGGGGACAATGATCCAAGGATCACCCGTATCGGCCGAATCATCAGGAAATACAGGATAGATGAACTACCCCAGTTATGGGAAGTGTTAACCGGAAAAATGAGCTTTGTGGGGCCCAGACCCGAGAGAAAATATTTCACAGATCAGCTTGAAAAAGAAATCCCTTTCTACGATCAGAGATTTAATGTAAAGCCGGGTCTAACAGGATGGGCCCAGGTCTGTTACGATTACGGTGCAACTGTGGAAGATGCTGTCGAAAAACTAAATTACGAGCTTTTTTATATAAAAAATATGTCCTTTGCTCTGGATATCGTTATTATTTTGAAAACTGTTAAAACGGTTCTTTTTGGCAGGGGGGCAAGATAA
- a CDS encoding polysaccharide biosynthesis tyrosine autokinase produces the protein MGKIYNALEKADKTKSNKASAMSDRTGKAEATIHSTLPEEAEVYPQHEIPQITDNCLETVLKPHSPISEQFRLLKNNILFPEKGEPSKTIMVTSASPGEGKSFTAANLAASIAQSIDEYVLLVDCDLRKPTIHSKFGFDSEDLKGLSDYLSSGIPLSSVLKKTAVNKLTILPAGPIPPNPSELLSSEQMRRMLHEVKLRYSDRYIIIDTPPPYITSETNAIARYVDGIILVVRQGRTRIKEIQDIVDIYGRDKILGVIKNFSKKPVGYGYGYGKYGYGKYGYGKYGTHAEIRK, from the coding sequence GTGGGCAAAATTTACAACGCCTTGGAAAAAGCAGATAAGACCAAATCAAATAAAGCTTCTGCAATGTCAGACCGTACAGGTAAAGCTGAGGCCACAATCCATTCAACCCTCCCGGAAGAGGCAGAGGTATACCCGCAACATGAGATTCCCCAAATCACGGACAACTGTCTGGAAACTGTTTTAAAACCACATTCACCGATATCAGAGCAGTTCCGCCTGCTAAAAAATAACATTCTGTTCCCTGAAAAAGGAGAACCATCTAAAACCATTATGGTAACCAGTGCTTCCCCTGGCGAAGGTAAATCCTTTACTGCGGCCAACCTGGCAGCCAGCATTGCCCAGAGTATTGATGAATATGTTCTTCTTGTGGACTGCGATCTTCGTAAACCAACCATTCATAGCAAGTTTGGATTTGATTCTGAAGATTTGAAAGGGTTAAGTGACTATCTCTCCTCAGGCATCCCCTTGTCTTCTGTGCTGAAAAAAACAGCGGTAAATAAACTGACCATCCTGCCGGCGGGTCCGATTCCACCTAATCCGTCCGAGCTTTTATCATCTGAGCAGATGCGTCGAATGCTCCATGAAGTAAAACTGCGGTACTCGGACAGGTATATAATTATTGATACACCGCCCCCCTATATAACATCGGAAACCAATGCCATTGCAAGATATGTGGACGGTATTATCCTGGTTGTCCGACAGGGACGGACCCGGATAAAAGAGATTCAGGATATTGTTGATATTTACGGAAGAGACAAAATTTTAGGGGTTATAAAAAATTTTTCTAAAAAACCTGTCGGATACGGATACGGGTACGGAAAATACGGGTACGGAAAATACGGGTACGGAAAATACGGAACCCACGCTGAAATACGGAAGTGA
- a CDS encoding Wzz/FepE/Etk N-terminal domain-containing protein — MTDPFQKQNQFKPEQIIDILIRGKWILIIPLCISLTLGLAYTLTADKTYEASTLILVQPPRVPTSYVQSVVSSSITERISTISQQILSRSNLEKIMDQFDLFEDDQDMYLEDKIEMLRERIQVKIEKKHSTRRKEEADTFSISFVGNDPKRVMQIANTLASYFMDENLKVREAQAIGTSEFLESELEKTRKMLEKREQKLAEFRGKYLGGLPDELEANLRTMDRLQMELTEKIKLLREVKNTLSLLETKIAQANMIPEESSLTGNEYEGLTDEQKLEYAKEKYESLLLTYTPKHPDVKKLKKTIEKLETSIAEADKKPKLGAKDTNSSILVMEVQRRQLAGEIEGIQNEIAQIQEKMKLYQQRVEDTPKRELEIQALKRDYANIQSTYNSLLDRKLEAQLSVNMEKKQKGEQFKTLDYARLPEKPISPNVKMLFLISVALGLGIGGGILFLKEFINLSVIRWDDQIEKNLRLNILASIPPLENPDDGKKRKLEWLLFVGFCSYAIIFFAFFAVLYSQGLDRTVSYIKMTLNV; from the coding sequence ATGACTGATCCCTTTCAAAAGCAAAACCAGTTTAAACCTGAGCAGATCATTGACATATTGATCCGAGGAAAATGGATACTGATTATTCCGCTGTGTATCTCCCTGACCTTGGGATTGGCATACACCCTTACCGCTGATAAAACCTACGAGGCTTCCACGTTGATTTTGGTTCAGCCCCCACGAGTGCCTACATCCTATGTCCAGTCCGTAGTTTCATCCTCCATAACCGAGCGGATCTCCACAATTTCTCAGCAAATTTTAAGCCGGAGTAACCTTGAAAAGATTATGGATCAATTCGACTTGTTTGAAGACGATCAAGACATGTACTTGGAAGATAAAATCGAAATGCTGAGAGAAAGAATCCAGGTTAAAATAGAGAAAAAGCATAGCACAAGAAGGAAAGAGGAAGCTGACACCTTTTCAATATCATTTGTCGGAAACGATCCTAAGCGGGTCATGCAAATCGCCAATACCCTGGCTTCATATTTTATGGATGAAAACCTTAAAGTGAGAGAAGCTCAGGCCATTGGCACCAGTGAATTTTTGGAATCAGAGCTTGAAAAAACCCGGAAAATGCTTGAGAAACGGGAGCAGAAACTGGCTGAATTTAGAGGCAAATATCTTGGTGGGTTGCCTGATGAGCTTGAAGCCAACCTGCGTACCATGGACCGCCTTCAGATGGAGTTGACTGAAAAAATTAAACTGCTGCGTGAGGTAAAAAACACCCTAAGTCTTTTGGAAACCAAAATTGCCCAAGCAAATATGATTCCAGAGGAATCATCTCTGACTGGAAACGAGTATGAAGGACTTACCGACGAGCAGAAACTGGAATATGCTAAGGAGAAGTATGAATCTCTTCTGCTCACATATACGCCAAAACACCCGGATGTCAAAAAGTTGAAAAAGACCATTGAAAAGCTTGAAACTTCAATTGCCGAAGCAGACAAGAAGCCTAAATTGGGGGCAAAAGATACAAATTCTTCTATTCTGGTCATGGAGGTTCAGCGCAGGCAACTTGCCGGTGAAATTGAAGGCATCCAAAATGAAATTGCACAAATCCAGGAGAAAATGAAACTTTACCAGCAACGGGTAGAGGATACGCCTAAGAGGGAGTTGGAGATACAGGCCCTGAAGAGGGATTATGCCAATATACAGAGTACATACAACTCCCTTCTGGACAGGAAGCTTGAAGCACAGCTTTCCGTGAATATGGAAAAAAAGCAAAAGGGTGAGCAGTTCAAGACACTGGATTATGCAAGGCTTCCGGAAAAACCCATTTCCCCTAACGTTAAAATGCTGTTTCTTATTTCCGTGGCTTTAGGGCTTGGCATCGGTGGGGGCATCTTATTCTTAAAAGAATTTATCAATTTATCTGTAATACGCTGGGACGACCAGATCGAAAAAAATCTACGGTTGAATATTCTTGCCTCTATTCCCCCTTTGGAGAACCCGGATGACGGAAAGAAACGGAAACTTGAATGGCTTTTGTTTGTAGGATTCTGTTCCTATGCTATTATATTTTTTGCCTTTTTTGCCGTGTTGTACAGCCAAGGACTGGACAGAACCGTTTCATATATAAAAATGACCCTTAACGTATAA
- a CDS encoding nucleotide sugar dehydrogenase, whose amino-acid sequence MTQNKKVAVVGLGYVGLPLAVHFAQIYTTVGFDLKEQIVENCKIHEDPTGEVSKKEFQQARFFTPTTDPEMMSDADFIVVAVPTPIDKAKKPDLTPVKSAAFTVGKVMQKGAVVIFESTVYPGVTEDICVPILEKASGMTWKKDFHVGYSPERINPGDKEHSLTNIVKVVSGDDDNTLEQVSTLYNSIVKAGVHITRTIKEAEAAKVIENTQRDLNIALMNELSLIFDRLGIDTQNVLEAARSKWNFLNFTPGLVGGHCIGVDPYYLTFKAQSEGYHPEIILAGRRINDNMGKFVVEKTIKLMINEDLHIKGAKVGIFGLTFKENCPDLRNTRVVDIIEELNNYGCQTLVHDPMADAEQAKDYCGVTLVPWGEMTDLSAIILAVSHAWYKEKNLKDFIDCLVQGGCLVDVKAMFDLDAVARTGVRFWRL is encoded by the coding sequence GTGACACAAAATAAAAAAGTAGCCGTCGTTGGATTAGGGTATGTGGGCTTACCTTTGGCCGTTCATTTTGCACAGATTTATACCACAGTTGGGTTTGACCTAAAGGAACAAATTGTAGAGAATTGCAAAATTCATGAAGATCCGACCGGCGAAGTCTCAAAAAAAGAATTTCAACAGGCCAGATTTTTTACGCCCACAACGGATCCTGAGATGATGTCGGATGCCGATTTTATTGTGGTGGCGGTTCCTACTCCCATTGACAAGGCGAAAAAGCCGGATCTTACCCCGGTGAAAAGCGCAGCTTTCACCGTGGGCAAGGTCATGCAAAAAGGTGCGGTTGTTATTTTTGAATCCACAGTTTATCCGGGTGTAACCGAAGACATCTGCGTGCCCATCCTGGAAAAGGCGTCCGGCATGACATGGAAAAAAGATTTCCATGTGGGATACTCTCCTGAACGGATTAATCCGGGCGATAAAGAACATAGCCTTACCAACATCGTCAAGGTGGTCTCCGGGGATGATGACAATACCCTGGAACAAGTGTCGACGCTGTACAACTCCATTGTGAAGGCAGGGGTGCATATCACCCGAACCATTAAAGAGGCGGAAGCCGCCAAGGTTATTGAAAACACCCAGCGGGATCTGAATATCGCCTTGATGAACGAACTATCTCTTATTTTTGATCGTTTGGGTATCGATACCCAGAATGTCCTTGAGGCAGCCAGATCCAAGTGGAATTTTTTGAATTTTACCCCCGGGCTTGTGGGCGGCCACTGCATTGGTGTAGACCCGTATTATTTGACATTCAAGGCCCAGTCCGAAGGATACCATCCTGAAATCATCTTGGCCGGTCGGCGTATTAATGATAACATGGGGAAGTTTGTAGTCGAAAAAACCATTAAACTGATGATCAATGAAGACCTGCATATCAAAGGGGCCAAAGTAGGTATCTTTGGGTTGACCTTCAAGGAAAATTGCCCTGATTTAAGAAACACACGGGTGGTGGATATTATCGAAGAGCTCAATAACTATGGATGCCAGACCCTGGTTCATGATCCGATGGCTGATGCGGAACAGGCAAAGGACTATTGCGGCGTTACCCTGGTGCCTTGGGGGGAGATGACGGACCTATCTGCAATAATTCTTGCGGTTTCTCATGCCTGGTATAAGGAAAAGAATCTAAAAGATTTTATAGATTGCCTGGTGCAGGGCGGTTGCCTTGTGGATGTAAAAGCCATGTTTGATTTGGATGCGGTGGCACGGACAGGTGTCCGGTTCTGGAGGTTGTAA